A single region of the bacterium genome encodes:
- a CDS encoding Rpn family recombination-promoting nuclease/putative transposase: MEFLDVKTDFAFKKVFGSEQSKDILISFLNSVIDFEGNERIVDLTIVDPYQIPLIKGMKDTFVDVKARLSNQKRVIIEMQVLNVEGFEKRVLYNAAKAYSSQLKKAESFTTLKPIIALTITDFTMFGEVDNIITYFKLIEKETLIKYSDEIELIFIELPKFTKNEDELGSITDKWIYFIKNAGSLEYTPKTLIEEVEIKKAFEIANTAGMSEAELEAQFKRHDFIYLQKSSIEFALKQGRKEGKEEGRKEKAIEVAKTLLGLGVDMEKISKATGLSLDEIKETV, from the coding sequence ATGGAATTCTTAGATGTTAAAACAGATTTTGCCTTCAAAAAGGTTTTTGGTTCCGAACAGAGTAAGGATATCTTAATCAGCTTCCTGAACTCGGTTATTGATTTTGAAGGGAATGAGCGGATAGTTGACCTGACCATCGTCGATCCCTATCAGATACCATTAATCAAAGGGATGAAGGATACATTCGTCGATGTTAAGGCCAGACTGTCAAATCAGAAAAGGGTCATCATCGAGATGCAGGTCTTAAATGTAGAGGGGTTTGAGAAAAGGGTCTTGTACAATGCCGCTAAGGCCTATTCCTCTCAACTAAAGAAAGCGGAGTCGTTTACCACCCTTAAGCCTATTATTGCCCTGACCATTACCGACTTTACGATGTTTGGAGAGGTAGATAATATCATTACCTACTTTAAGCTAATAGAAAAAGAGACATTAATAAAATACAGTGATGAGATAGAATTGATTTTTATCGAGCTTCCCAAGTTTACCAAAAATGAAGACGAGCTTGGCTCAATAACCGACAAATGGATATACTTTATAAAAAATGCCGGCAGCCTCGAATACACCCCAAAGACATTAATCGAAGAAGTGGAAATAAAAAAGGCCTTTGAGATAGCCAATACCGCCGGTATGAGTGAAGCAGAATTAGAGGCCCAATTTAAGAGACACGATTTTATCTACCTCCAGAAGAGCTCTATTGAGTTTGCCTTGAAACAGGGTCGGAAGGAAGGCAAAGAAGAAGGCAGAAAGGAAAAGGCAATAGAGGTGGCCAAGACCCTTTTAGGTCTGGGAGTTGATATGGAGAAGATATCAAAAGCTACCGGCTTATCCTTAGACGAAATTAAAGAGACGGTTTAA
- a CDS encoding L,D-transpeptidase, whose product MIINCLLKMIIVLLSLSFLGCASVPVPPEVKEVEIQEHNLWKAGAEAIIPEEYGSYKTAIRAARERLIAEKARFGWFRDYKPIQEEFRGLLRRGGLLLERIEEEKASISKRLDKRINFFHNRIRILKRLSSCLNEGRLVRAKLIRAEILLENARRLAKKERYKEAEAKLRNIPEYTAAATEILRPVINRYSDRAQIRKWQKHANEAIKESKTKGIYSILVSKVEKELVLLKNGRPSKTYPVELGKNGFRDKLHRGDMATPEGRYRITKKLPKSKYHKALVINYPNEDDRRNFYLAKKKGYLSKRVGIGGLIEIHGGGSKGMTYGCVAMENRDIEELFARVNVGTPVTIIGTCDYDNSIVTAMNGF is encoded by the coding sequence ATGATTATTAACTGTCTGTTAAAGATGATCATTGTGTTATTGAGCCTATCTTTCCTCGGATGCGCCTCCGTGCCAGTCCCTCCAGAGGTGAAAGAGGTTGAGATTCAGGAGCATAACCTCTGGAAGGCTGGTGCGGAGGCGATTATCCCTGAAGAATACGGAAGTTATAAGACAGCCATAAGAGCCGCCAGAGAGCGATTGATAGCTGAAAAGGCAAGGTTTGGATGGTTCAGGGATTATAAGCCGATTCAGGAAGAATTCAGAGGCCTCCTTCGGCGAGGCGGTCTGCTTCTTGAGAGGATTGAGGAAGAAAAGGCCTCTATTTCAAAAAGGTTAGACAAGAGGATCAATTTTTTCCATAACAGGATCAGAATACTTAAAAGGTTGTCATCGTGTTTAAATGAGGGAAGACTGGTGAGGGCCAAACTCATCAGGGCGGAGATCCTGTTGGAAAACGCCAGGCGTCTGGCCAAAAAAGAGAGATATAAAGAGGCTGAGGCTAAACTTAGAAACATCCCGGAATATACGGCTGCCGCCACGGAGATACTCCGGCCGGTTATAAATAGATACTCAGACAGGGCCCAAATAAGAAAATGGCAGAAACATGCCAATGAGGCTATTAAGGAATCAAAGACCAAAGGCATCTACTCGATCCTGGTAAGTAAAGTTGAAAAGGAACTCGTACTCTTAAAGAATGGAAGACCTTCTAAGACTTATCCGGTAGAACTCGGGAAGAACGGCTTTAGAGATAAACTCCATAGGGGAGATATGGCCACCCCTGAAGGCAGGTACAGGATTACTAAAAAACTACCCAAGAGCAAATATCACAAGGCGCTGGTTATTAATTATCCTAATGAAGACGACCGAAGGAACTTTTATCTGGCCAAAAAGAAGGGATACCTCTCCAAGCGGGTTGGAATCGGCGGTCTTATAGAGATACACGGCGGCGGATCAAAGGGAATGACTTATGGATGCGTGGCCATGGAAAACAGGGACATCGAAGAGCTTTTTGCCAGGGTTAATGTGGGCACACCTGTTACGATTATTGGAACGTGCGATTACGACAACAGTATAGTTACGGCAATGAATGGATTTTAG
- a CDS encoding L,D-transpeptidase has product MRDQTVETKKVLIAPDSVEAPELTAFSLPQSKPPDIPPKRRLLQVIIIILAGIMVILEGAGYGISLYKYKQKILVRNTGNDIAKGMSLERLQAANFQLKKRLSNIFLPGTYIVIDTAVNRLYLRKGQDVIKEAVVSTGSGGLLNDPAGNRKWVFDTPRGVLTVRGKKTNPVWTKPDWAFIEEGKPVPKDFKDRMEKDVLGDYALELGDGYLIHGTLYTRLLGRNVTHGCVRVGDKDLQLLYETVPVGTKVVIF; this is encoded by the coding sequence ATGCGTGATCAAACGGTGGAAACCAAGAAGGTTTTAATTGCCCCTGATTCGGTCGAGGCGCCAGAGCTAACAGCCTTCAGCCTCCCACAGTCTAAGCCACCTGATATACCCCCCAAAAGGCGCTTATTACAGGTAATAATTATAATTTTAGCAGGCATTATGGTTATCCTTGAGGGGGCAGGCTACGGCATTTCTCTTTATAAATATAAACAGAAGATATTGGTCAGGAATACCGGCAATGACATAGCCAAGGGAATGTCTCTTGAAAGGCTTCAGGCTGCCAATTTCCAATTAAAGAAGAGGTTGTCGAATATTTTTCTGCCAGGAACTTATATAGTGATAGACACTGCCGTAAACAGGCTTTACCTGAGAAAGGGCCAGGATGTCATTAAAGAGGCCGTGGTATCGACCGGCAGCGGAGGCCTGCTGAATGACCCTGCCGGTAATAGAAAATGGGTGTTTGATACCCCGAGGGGTGTTTTAACAGTCAGGGGGAAGAAGACCAACCCTGTCTGGACAAAGCCTGACTGGGCATTTATTGAAGAAGGAAAACCCGTGCCGAAGGATTTCAAGGACAGAATGGAAAAGGATGTTCTGGGAGATTATGCGCTCGAACTGGGAGACGGCTATCTGATCCATGGAACATTATATACCAGGCTTCTTGGAAGAAATGTAACCCATGGCTGTGTAAGGGTCGGGGATAAGGACCTCCAGCTTCTTTATGAAACCGTGCCGGTTGGGACAAAGGTGGTAATCTTTTAG
- a CDS encoding transglycosylase domain-containing protein → MLLAVLEMRTSRFQAFYFSRMAKKLSYKIEQGPSPAIRFPEYGPYDERLGYTSLPSFIKRLTAAGYNIERQARFSPELIRITETGFFTPYHEKTQAGLLILDGQNRPFFNMSYPERVYSNFSDIPEIIVRSLLFIENKDLLNPDLPYMNPAVEWDRLIRAIILKGWHIVDREERVPGASTLATQKEKYLHSPQGWTASIREKYRQMVSASLRAYLKDEKTAGIRKDIVLDYLNFIPLGAIPGYGQVNGLGDGMYAYYGADFHSMNMCLQEISPDNDIEEWAAYYKQVLSFFIAQRRPSFYLVQDNEALESKTNSYIRLLSENGIITPRQRDTALSIKLEVRRRVPEKIDVSFVERKTANAIRPKLLSLLSIPRLYDLDLLDLTVKSTLNSAVQDEITCVLKRLHEPAFAEASGLRSPRLLEKGDPSRIIYSFTLYESVSGINLLRIQTDNYNQPFNINEGIKLELGSSAKLRTLVTYLEVMAGLHSRYAPMTAKELGALKLPGQDRLSRWAVDYLLKASDRSLTAMLGAAMERRYSASPGESFFTGGGRHVFSNFDDKYDGRVITVREAFHNSVNLVFIRMMRDIVRYYIFQRQDIVRLFEDVKHPKRDVYLKQFADREGTVFLRRFYNKYRGKDFEAAFEALIQGISPRPVRLTVIFRSLKPEAGIDEFTAFLRQRLPGSPLSEEAVAKLYKKYALEAYSLIDRGYLARVHPLELWMLSYLRLHPGASINEVLKAGENERQEVYTWLFKTHRKNAQDNRIRLLLEVEAFSEIHRSWKRLKYPFDFLVPSYATAIGSSADRPVSLAELVGIIMNNGVWYPSVRLQELHFARNTPYETLLKRKKVEGEKVLLPEIAEVVKEAMIGVVEKGTARRLHNVFTTLDGQMITVGGKTGTGDNRFEVYGPGGRRIKSVPLNRTAVFVFFIGDRFFGTITAYTDGPGSARYNFTSGLPVQVLKTLAPSLMPLIESNYSGG, encoded by the coding sequence ATGCTGCTTGCGGTTCTGGAAATGCGCACTTCAAGATTCCAGGCCTTCTATTTCAGCAGGATGGCCAAGAAACTGAGCTATAAGATAGAACAGGGGCCGAGCCCGGCCATCCGTTTTCCTGAATACGGCCCTTATGATGAACGGCTGGGATACACTAGCCTGCCTTCCTTCATTAAAAGGTTAACGGCCGCTGGATACAATATTGAGAGACAGGCGCGCTTTTCTCCAGAGCTGATTAGAATTACGGAGACGGGTTTTTTTACCCCCTACCACGAAAAAACCCAGGCAGGCCTCCTGATCCTGGACGGGCAGAACCGTCCTTTTTTCAACATGTCTTACCCGGAAAGGGTTTACAGTAATTTCAGCGACATCCCGGAAATTATTGTCAGGAGCCTTCTCTTCATAGAAAACAAGGACCTGCTTAATCCCGACCTCCCTTATATGAATCCTGCCGTGGAGTGGGACCGTCTTATCCGGGCCATCATTCTGAAAGGCTGGCATATAGTTGACAGAGAGGAAAGGGTACCCGGGGCGAGCACCCTGGCCACCCAGAAAGAGAAATACCTTCATTCTCCCCAGGGGTGGACTGCCTCAATCCGTGAAAAGTACAGGCAAATGGTCTCTGCCTCTCTGCGGGCTTATCTTAAAGATGAAAAGACCGCCGGCATACGAAAGGATATAGTGCTTGATTACCTCAATTTCATCCCGCTGGGCGCCATCCCGGGATATGGCCAGGTAAACGGTCTGGGTGACGGCATGTATGCTTACTACGGCGCCGACTTCCATTCCATGAATATGTGTCTCCAAGAAATCTCCCCTGATAATGATATAGAAGAATGGGCCGCTTATTATAAGCAGGTTCTGAGCTTTTTTATCGCCCAGCGGAGGCCCTCATTCTATTTGGTGCAAGATAATGAAGCCCTTGAATCAAAGACAAACAGCTACATAAGGCTGCTTTCAGAAAACGGCATTATTACACCGCGGCAGAGGGATACCGCCCTGTCGATAAAATTGGAAGTCCGCCGGCGGGTGCCCGAAAAGATAGATGTGTCCTTTGTGGAGCGGAAAACCGCTAATGCTATAAGACCGAAGCTGCTTTCACTTCTCAGCATCCCCCGACTTTACGACCTTGACCTCCTCGACCTGACGGTTAAAAGCACGCTGAACAGCGCCGTCCAGGACGAAATAACCTGTGTTCTGAAAAGGCTTCATGAGCCTGCCTTTGCTGAGGCTTCAGGTCTCAGGTCGCCGCGCCTTCTGGAAAAGGGCGATCCTTCCCGGATAATTTACAGTTTTACATTATATGAATCTGTTTCGGGAATCAATCTGCTCCGTATTCAGACTGACAACTATAATCAACCTTTTAATATAAATGAAGGAATAAAACTTGAACTCGGCTCTTCAGCCAAGCTCAGGACCCTGGTTACCTATCTGGAGGTGATGGCCGGCCTTCACAGTCGGTATGCCCCAATGACCGCCAAGGAACTTGGCGCCTTAAAGCTGCCGGGGCAGGACAGATTAAGCCGGTGGGCGGTAGATTATCTCCTGAAGGCCTCTGATAGGAGTCTGACCGCCATGCTTGGTGCGGCAATGGAACGCCGCTATTCGGCCAGTCCAGGTGAGTCCTTCTTTACCGGGGGCGGCAGGCATGTCTTCTCTAACTTTGACGATAAATATGACGGAAGGGTCATCACTGTCCGGGAGGCTTTCCATAATTCGGTAAACCTCGTCTTTATTCGGATGATGCGGGATATCGTGAGATATTATATCTTTCAACGGCAGGATATCGTCAGGCTTTTTGAAGATGTAAAGCATCCGAAAAGAGATGTATATCTAAAACAGTTTGCCGACCGGGAAGGGACGGTCTTTCTGAGGCGTTTTTATAATAAATACAGGGGAAAGGACTTTGAAGCCGCCTTTGAAGCGCTCATTCAGGGCATTTCGCCCAGGCCGGTCCGGCTGACGGTAATATTCAGATCCCTGAAGCCTGAAGCTGGAATCGATGAATTCACCGCCTTTCTGCGCCAACGACTGCCTGGTTCGCCCCTGTCTGAGGAGGCGGTGGCCAAACTCTACAAAAAATACGCCCTCGAAGCCTATTCGCTCATTGACAGGGGGTATCTGGCCAGGGTTCATCCCCTTGAACTATGGATGCTTTCTTATCTGCGTCTGCATCCCGGAGCCAGTATTAATGAGGTGCTTAAAGCGGGCGAAAATGAGCGCCAGGAGGTTTACACCTGGTTGTTCAAAACCCACCGGAAGAACGCCCAGGACAACAGGATACGTTTACTCCTGGAGGTGGAGGCCTTCTCAGAAATACACCGCTCCTGGAAAAGGTTGAAATATCCCTTTGATTTCCTCGTCCCTTCTTATGCCACCGCCATAGGCAGTTCGGCTGACCGGCCTGTTTCCCTGGCAGAACTGGTCGGGATCATAATGAATAATGGCGTCTGGTATCCTTCGGTGCGCCTCCAGGAACTTCATTTCGCCAGAAATACCCCTTATGAAACATTGCTGAAACGCAAAAAGGTTGAAGGAGAAAAAGTGCTGCTTCCTGAAATTGCCGAAGTGGTGAAGGAGGCAATGATTGGAGTGGTGGAAAAGGGAACGGCCAGGCGGCTGCATAATGTCTTTACCACCTTGGACGGTCAGATGATAACGGTGGGAGGAAAGACAGGCACTGGAGACAACCGTTTCGAGGTGTACGGCCCGGGCGGCCGCCGGATCAAATCAGTCCCTTTAAACCGGACGGCTGTCTTTGTATTCTTTATCGGAGACAGGTTTTTTGGCACAATCACCGCCTATACGGACGGACCAGGCTCCGCCAGATACAATTTTACTAGCGGCCTGCCCGTTCAGGTATTAAAGACCCTGGCTCCCAGTCTCATGCCATTAATTGAGAGTAACTACTCAGGTGGATAG
- the serC gene encoding 3-phosphoserine/phosphohydroxythreonine transaminase produces MERKFNFNPGPATLPLEVLVELQKNVVDFNSIGMSVLEISHRSKGFQELLNTTKLLLRELMVISEDYEILFLGGGASLQFAMIPMNIGGKADYIITGAWSKKALKEAKIIGNPVVIATTEEEKFRRIPKPEEIKFSRDATYVHLTSNNTIFGTQWSTFPETSPIPLVADMSSDILSRKVAVGKFGLIYAGAQKNLGPAGVTVVIIRKDLAERCPETVPTMLRYKTHMEENSLYNTPPVFAIYVVKLVLEWVKRKGGVEGIEKINRKKGGLLYQAIDESSGFYRSTVDADSRSLMNVTFRLPDEDLEQRFIQEATALGLHGLKGHRSVGGVRASIYNAFPMEGVERLVGFMKEFAKANR; encoded by the coding sequence ATGGAAAGAAAGTTTAACTTTAATCCAGGACCGGCCACCTTGCCTCTGGAAGTCCTGGTGGAATTACAAAAGAACGTGGTGGACTTCAATTCAATAGGGATGTCTGTGTTGGAAATAAGTCATCGCTCCAAGGGATTTCAAGAGCTGCTGAATACCACTAAATTACTCCTGCGAGAACTGATGGTTATCTCTGAAGATTATGAAATCCTCTTTTTGGGGGGTGGGGCCAGCCTTCAGTTCGCCATGATCCCGATGAACATAGGAGGGAAAGCCGACTATATCATCACCGGCGCCTGGTCGAAAAAGGCCCTGAAGGAAGCAAAAATTATAGGCAATCCTGTGGTTATCGCTACCACGGAAGAGGAAAAATTTCGCCGTATACCCAAACCGGAGGAGATTAAGTTCTCCAGGGATGCGACCTATGTGCACCTCACTTCCAATAATACCATCTTTGGAACCCAATGGTCAACCTTCCCTGAGACCAGCCCTATACCTCTGGTAGCTGACATGTCTTCTGACATCCTTAGCCGAAAGGTGGCGGTGGGAAAGTTCGGCCTTATCTATGCCGGCGCCCAAAAGAATCTTGGTCCGGCCGGTGTGACCGTGGTCATAATCAGAAAGGACCTGGCGGAAAGGTGTCCGGAAACCGTGCCTACTATGCTTAGATATAAAACCCATATGGAAGAAAACTCCCTCTATAATACCCCGCCTGTATTTGCTATCTATGTGGTTAAGCTTGTCCTGGAATGGGTTAAAAGAAAAGGGGGTGTAGAAGGGATTGAAAAAATCAACCGAAAAAAAGGAGGGTTGCTTTACCAGGCTATTGATGAGTCTTCCGGATTCTACCGCAGCACCGTAGATGCTGACAGCCGGTCGCTGATGAATGTAACCTTCAGACTTCCGGATGAAGACCTGGAGCAGAGATTCATTCAGGAGGCGACGGCTTTAGGACTTCACGGCTTAAAGGGACACCGATCGGTGGGCGGAGTCAGGGCCTCTATCTACAATGCCTTCCCCATGGAGGGGGTGGAAAGATTGGTGGGTTTTATGAAGGAGTTTGCTAAGGCTAACCGGTAG
- a CDS encoding nucleoside-diphosphate kinase, protein MAIERTLVNIYWSALERSITGDIISMIRFIPGLDTQLEVIGADVYDLTVPLARDICKTLPRKQRGEKREIQNRFKEMLVSEVNYDRKKYNLKRAFNLVIEGENAVKIVSRLMGDIRFRNGTSILGRYGFFKQTTLGEILVTEFPASAPSTVEEAEAQIDLIWKKYKACGGPLKNSIVYPYELKDKVDYSVVIVKPNVFNNPHDPRLGDVINSISRAGMYIIGAKVQSLTPEQAMEFYLPHKGKHFYDELVDFMSNKKSLALLYEGVNARKEIRTAALSVVRDAYSDDILANTVHTSETKEDFLREAAVVNFEVSELIS, encoded by the coding sequence ATGGCTATAGAAAGGACATTGGTCAACATTTATTGGTCTGCCTTAGAAAGATCCATCACGGGGGATATTATCAGCATGATCCGATTTATACCCGGGTTAGACACGCAATTGGAAGTCATTGGGGCTGATGTGTATGATTTAACCGTTCCTTTAGCCAGGGACATTTGCAAGACCCTTCCACGAAAACAGCGGGGAGAGAAAAGAGAAATACAGAATAGATTTAAGGAGATGCTTGTCTCTGAAGTAAATTACGACCGAAAAAAATATAACCTGAAGCGGGCCTTCAACCTGGTTATCGAAGGTGAAAATGCGGTTAAAATAGTTAGCCGGTTAATGGGAGATATCCGCTTTAGAAACGGGACCTCTATCTTAGGCCGCTACGGTTTTTTCAAACAGACTACCCTGGGTGAGATTTTAGTCACCGAATTCCCTGCCTCTGCCCCTTCCACCGTCGAAGAAGCTGAAGCCCAGATAGACCTAATCTGGAAGAAATATAAGGCCTGCGGCGGACCGCTGAAAAATTCCATTGTTTATCCTTATGAGCTAAAGGATAAAGTAGATTACAGTGTGGTCATTGTTAAACCTAATGTGTTTAATAATCCCCATGACCCCAGATTAGGCGATGTAATAAATTCGATCTCCCGGGCCGGGATGTATATTATTGGGGCCAAGGTGCAGAGCCTTACCCCGGAACAGGCCATGGAATTTTACCTCCCCCATAAAGGAAAACACTTCTATGATGAGCTGGTAGATTTTATGAGTAACAAGAAATCTTTAGCCTTATTATACGAAGGAGTAAATGCCAGGAAGGAGATAAGAACCGCCGCCTTGAGTGTCGTCCGGGATGCCTATTCGGATGATATCCTGGCCAATACAGTGCACACCTCGGAAACTAAAGAAGATTTCCTGCGAGAGGCGGCCGTGGTTAATTTTGAAGTGAGTGAGTTGATTAGCTAA
- a CDS encoding ZIP family metal transporter: MVLIWILSATVLVSLVSLIGLFTFGIKTKIFEGILFLLVGFAAGGLIGGAFLHLLPEAIEQCGCETVFFYALMGFTAFFLMERYFYWRHCHKGVCDIHTFTYLNLVGDGLHNFIDGLIIAASFMTDFKLGIVTTLAVIFHEIPQEIGDFGILVYGGFSKTKALFFNFICALTAVLGAVIGYILSAITGDISLILISFTAGGFIYIAASDLVPELHRQKDTKRANIAFLAFILGIVFMALTKMVV, from the coding sequence ATGGTTCTAATCTGGATATTATCTGCCACTGTCCTGGTTAGCCTTGTTTCATTAATTGGGCTGTTTACTTTTGGAATAAAGACAAAGATTTTTGAGGGGATATTGTTTTTACTGGTGGGATTTGCGGCCGGCGGGTTAATAGGAGGCGCTTTTCTGCATCTTCTGCCTGAGGCCATCGAACAATGCGGCTGTGAGACGGTCTTCTTTTACGCCCTTATGGGGTTCACCGCCTTTTTCCTGATGGAAAGGTATTTTTACTGGAGGCACTGCCACAAAGGGGTCTGTGATATACATACCTTTACCTATCTGAATTTAGTTGGTGATGGGTTGCATAACTTTATTGATGGCCTGATCATCGCCGCCAGCTTTATGACCGATTTCAAATTGGGCATAGTTACTACCCTGGCGGTTATTTTTCATGAGATTCCCCAAGAAATAGGGGACTTTGGAATCCTGGTCTACGGGGGCTTTAGCAAGACCAAGGCCCTCTTCTTTAATTTTATATGCGCCCTTACGGCGGTATTGGGCGCTGTCATAGGATATATCTTATCCGCTATCACAGGAGATATCTCTTTGATTCTGATTTCCTTCACGGCAGGTGGTTTTATCTATATTGCCGCCTCTGATTTAGTACCTGAGCTGCATAGACAGAAGGATACCAAAAGGGCAAATATTGCCTTTCTCGCTTTTATCCTGGGCATTGTCTTTATGGCCTTGACCAAGATGGTGGTATAA